The DNA region CCTTCGTGGTGAGTCCGCTCGGGATCGACACCTTCGGCTCCTTGCCGAACGCGCCGGTGGCGGTCACCGCTTCGGAGGCCGCACCGGGTGCGGCGCAGCTCGAGGGGGTGGTGCCGGCGCCGTTCGAGGCGCACGCCGTGAGCGACGCCACGAGACCGATGGTGACCAGGAGTGCGGGGATGGTGCGCACGGACCCTCTTTCCGTTCGATGCAGGACGGGCACGTCCGTCAGCCTACCGTTCGCCGTCGGTCGGCTCGGACCCGTCGCTGACCGACTCGGACGCGTCGCTGACCGGCTCGGACCCCTCGGCAGCAGCGGCTGCGGACCCGGCCTCGGCAGCAGCGGCTGCGGACCCGGCCTCGGCAGCGGCGACCTTGCGGGCCTGCGCCGCCGACTGCCGCGCGACCTTGCGGAGCTTCTTGTCGCTCGTCGCGCGCTCGCCCACGGCACCGGGGGTCCAGGCCTCGATGTCCTCGTCGGAGAACTCGACCTTGCCCGCGCGGCGCTTCAGGTTCGGCAGGACGGTGCCGTCGGCGAGACGTCGGGCCGTGATGAGGAACCCGGTGTGCCCGACCATGCGGTGGTCCGGTCGGACGGCGAGCCCCTCGACGTGCCAGGTACGCACCAGGGTCTCGCTCGGCATCGGGTCGGTGAAGCGGCCGGTGTCGCGCAGGGCCTCGGCCGTGCGGGACAGCTGGGTGACGGTCGCGACGTAGCAGACGATGAGTCCGCCGGGCACGAGTGCGTCGGCGGCGGCGTCGACGCACTCCCACGGCGCGAGCATGTCGAGCACGACGCGGTCGACGCTCTGCCCCTGGACCGCGCCGGGCAGCTCCTCGACCAGGTCACCGACGGTCACCGACCAGTTGTCCGGGACGGCGCCGAGGAACGTGCCGACGTTGCCCTGCGCGATCGCGGCGAACTCCTCGCGACGCTCGAACGACTGCAGCTGCCCCGTCGGACCGATCGCCCGCAGCAGGAACAGGGAGAGGGCACCGGAACCGACGCCCGCCTCGACCACCCGGGCGCCCGGGAAGACGTCCGCGAACGCCACGATCTGGGCGGCGTCCTTCGGGTAGACGATGGCCGCACCACGCGGCATCGACATCACGTAGTCGTTGAGCAGCGGACGGAGCGCCAGGTACTCGTCGCCCGTGCTGGCACGGATCACCGAGCCGTCGGGCTGGCCGATGACGTCGTCGTGCCGGAGGACCCCGCGGTGCGTGTGGTACTCGCCGGCGGTCTCGAGGGACAGCGTCGTGAGCTTGCCCTTCGGGCCGGTGAGCTGCACGCGGTCGCCGGCCCGGAACGGGCCACGCGGGGGCGTGTGGGGTGCGCCTCCGGCGGTGTGCGGCAGGGCCGCTGTCGGGTCGTCGGTGTGGCTCATCGGGTGACTCCCTCGGTGTCCGCAGCGTGCGCCGGGTCAGGAGCCGGGCCTCCCGTCACGGCAGCGCGTGCGGCCAGCGCCGGCGTCGTCAACTCGACCAGGCGGGCGACGTCGACACCCGACAGGGTGGTCAGGTGCACGTCACCGCCGGCGATCTCGGACAGCGGGACGATGTGCTCCACGGCGACCGTGACGGCGCCGGAGGCGACGGCCGAGGCGACGCCGGTGGCGGAGTCCTCGATCGCGACGCACGCGGTCGGCTCGACGCCGAGCTGGGCGGCGGCGGAGAGGTACGCGTCCGGGAACGGCTTCGGACGGTCGACGTCGTCTCCGGCCACGACGACGCGGAACCCGCGCTCGCCCAGTGCCTCGGCGGCGACGAGTGCCATCTTGCGGCGGGACATCGTCACCAGCGCGGTGGGGATGCCGCGGGCGTGGAGCTCCTCGACGAGTTCGCGGGCACCCGGGCGCCACGGCAGCTCACCTGCGCGCAGGTGCTCCATCACGTAGTCGGTCATCCACTGGATGATCTCCTCGACCTCCATGTCGACGCCCTTGGCGCGCAGGAGCTCGCCGGAGCGCTCGAGGCCGGAACCGACCAGGGACAGGCCGTCCTCGTGGGTCCACTCGGCGCCGTAGCGGTTCGTCAGGTCGACCTGGGAGCGCTGCCAGATCGGCTCGGTGTCGATGATCGTGCCGTCCATGTCCCACAGCACGGCTGCGGGCGGGACGAGGGCAGGAGGATGCGCGGTCACGGGCGACGAGTCTACCGGGGCCGTGCGCCGCGGCGGGCGCGGGCCGTGCGCCGCGGCGGGCGCGGGCCGCCTTGCCGTTCCGCTGGGCGCGGACGCGCATGCCCGCGGGCGTCGCCGGGGCCTACAGTGGATGCCTGCATCGTGTCCGGCCGGGTGCCTCGTCGTGCCCGCCCCGCTCCGCTCCACCACCAGGAGGTCCGCTCCGTGCCACAGCACTCCCCCTTCAGCGACGGCCGGTTGCTCGTCGTCGCCTTCGAGGGCTGGAACGACGCCGGCGAAGCCGCGAGCGGACTCGCCCGACGCATCGTCGAGTCGCTCGGGCTCGACGAGCTGCGCGAACTCGACGGGGAGCGGTACGTCGACTACCAGTTCAACCGTCCGACCATGGGGTCCGACGAGACCGGTGCCCGCGGGGTGCAGTGGCCCCGCATCGTGCTGCACGGCCCCGGAGCAGAGGGCCGTCCGGTCATCGGCGCCACCGGCTCCCCGACCGACCGCGACGTGTTCGTGCTCGTCGGTCCGGAGCCCTCCCGCACCTGGCGCGGCTTCTGCGCCGAGGTCATCGACCTCGCCGACGTCTACTCGATCGACGCCGTCGTCTTCGTCGGCGCGATGCTGGCCGACGTCCCGCACACCCGTCCGATCTCGGTCTTCGTGTCGAGCGAGAACGCCGGCGTCCGCACCGCGTTCGACGTCGACAAGTCCTCGTACGAGGGCCCGACCGGCATCCTCGGCGTCCTGGCCGACGCGATGGACAAGGCCGGGCTGACCACGCTGTCACTCTGGGCCTCGGTCCCGCACTACGTGCACAACTCGCCGTCGCCCAAGGCCACCCTCTCGCTGCTCGACAAGATCGAGGAGCTCACCGACGTCACCGTGCCCCGCGGCACCCTGCTCGACGACGCCACCGAGTGGGAGGACGGCATCGACGCCCTCGCCGCCGACGACGAGGACATGGCCTCGTACATCGGGCAGCTCGAGCAGGCACGCGACACCGTCGACTCCCCCGAGGCCTCGGGCGACGCGATCGCGCAGGAGTTC from Curtobacterium sp. MCJR17_020 includes:
- a CDS encoding HAD family phosphatase; the protein is MTAHPPALVPPAAVLWDMDGTIIDTEPIWQRSQVDLTNRYGAEWTHEDGLSLVGSGLERSGELLRAKGVDMEVEEIIQWMTDYVMEHLRAGELPWRPGARELVEELHARGIPTALVTMSRRKMALVAAEALGERGFRVVVAGDDVDRPKPFPDAYLSAAAQLGVEPTACVAIEDSATGVASAVASGAVTVAVEHIVPLSEIAGGDVHLTTLSGVDVARLVELTTPALAARAAVTGGPAPDPAHAADTEGVTR
- a CDS encoding PAC2 family protein produces the protein MPQHSPFSDGRLLVVAFEGWNDAGEAASGLARRIVESLGLDELRELDGERYVDYQFNRPTMGSDETGARGVQWPRIVLHGPGAEGRPVIGATGSPTDRDVFVLVGPEPSRTWRGFCAEVIDLADVYSIDAVVFVGAMLADVPHTRPISVFVSSENAGVRTAFDVDKSSYEGPTGILGVLADAMDKAGLTTLSLWASVPHYVHNSPSPKATLSLLDKIEELTDVTVPRGTLLDDATEWEDGIDALAADDEDMASYIGQLEQARDTVDSPEASGDAIAQEFEQYLRRREHKDGKDGGTAGGEGPWRPPQPPQQ
- a CDS encoding tRNA (adenine-N1)-methyltransferase translates to MSHTDDPTAALPHTAGGAPHTPPRGPFRAGDRVQLTGPKGKLTTLSLETAGEYHTHRGVLRHDDVIGQPDGSVIRASTGDEYLALRPLLNDYVMSMPRGAAIVYPKDAAQIVAFADVFPGARVVEAGVGSGALSLFLLRAIGPTGQLQSFERREEFAAIAQGNVGTFLGAVPDNWSVTVGDLVEELPGAVQGQSVDRVVLDMLAPWECVDAAADALVPGGLIVCYVATVTQLSRTAEALRDTGRFTDPMPSETLVRTWHVEGLAVRPDHRMVGHTGFLITARRLADGTVLPNLKRRAGKVEFSDEDIEAWTPGAVGERATSDKKLRKVARQSAAQARKVAAAEAGSAAAAAEAGSAAAAAEGSEPVSDASESVSDGSEPTDGER